A single window of Neisseria sp. KEM232 DNA harbors:
- the recB gene encoding exodeoxyribonuclease V subunit beta yields the protein MNPTALPFSPLDIPISGTSLIEASAGTGKTYGIAALFARLILLEKMPVDKVLVVTFTKAATAELKTRLRARLDEALRRLQGTDLPEAADEFMSGLLQRALEQEPRERLQLRLKAALSQFDSAAIYTIHGFCRRLLGDYAFLCQVPFDTELDENGKRELYTYAQDFWRLRVAGNGRLARLVFRAKLLPDALLDELSPYLARPALTFRRPDDNILPEAEKQAQSAWRTLRGKLPELTATFWRVHPSLSGSKFKKALYETKFAELAALAESEEMPSEKLAQLLANTKGISVFAPEYLEAAVKKGQNPAAADLADLTLLHGAHQAAENLLAAEHQALIALQLDFLQYVRESAAEKRRTRTGRSPDELLLDVYHALTAGTHAETLADTVAHNWPVALIDEFQDTDPLQYEIFRRIFIKRQRPLFLVGDPKQAIYAFRGADIYAYLQAAADTPQHYTLARNFRSHSRLTEATARLFTQKNRPFVLERIGYPEVEAARADSRLSPPQAALNIRWLHEKGEDAPDKALLRQRAADYCAAEAAALINAGAQGRLKYRGAPVQPGHIAVLVHSHNQGQLVKRALSARGIASVSVQRESVFKSAEAQALAALLAFWLEPQRTGLLRFVLGSVLFGHTAAQIAELNSSEARLSEHTAAAAADRETWQRQGIFAALAAFAAQHGIETRLLREGNERSLTNFWQLAELLAAEDEAGHTPASLHQWLLQTMQDDSAAEHHLLRLESDEALVKIVTIHASKGLQYPFVFCPFSWDTSEAAAGNWHILHRADGSELLELSQLDEADQNQLADEDLGERLRLLYVALTRAEEQLTVYAARCRSTPRNTFAYLLEGSPDSSRAAVQTAYEEEKDGQSAMLRRNWLRWIESAPADSGILWHEGAPVSAAADSRGRGTHTYRAAEYPSRRFELVRFTSFTGLTRRLSHHRAAGDELQPALDQAESAAAPPAAPASDESGMLDLFHFPRGTEAGVCLHEILEQHDFSRPAAEQSTRIADTLERYGFPEQWLETACAAADHAAAADLGAGDTLAILPAANRLAEMGFVMHFDRFDLGRLKTSLAAAGLPSACLAAAEHLDFDTLQGFLNGFIDMTCLLSDGQPCVIDYKSNHLGNHPDDYAPAALDAAVAEHHYYLQAWIYALAVARYLKQRGRPVQTVRVRYLFLRGLNTENRNGIWQWDIAAEHLAPWL from the coding sequence ATGAACCCAACCGCCCTTCCCTTCTCCCCCCTCGACATTCCGATTTCCGGCACCTCCCTGATCGAAGCCTCGGCCGGTACAGGCAAAACCTACGGCATCGCCGCCCTGTTTGCCCGCCTGATCCTGCTGGAAAAAATGCCGGTAGACAAAGTGCTGGTGGTAACTTTCACCAAAGCCGCCACCGCCGAATTGAAAACCCGCCTGCGTGCGCGGCTGGACGAAGCCCTGCGCCGTTTGCAGGGAACGGATTTGCCCGAAGCGGCCGACGAATTCATGAGCGGCCTGCTGCAACGCGCGCTGGAACAAGAGCCGCGCGAGCGCCTGCAACTGCGCCTGAAAGCCGCCCTGTCGCAGTTCGACAGCGCCGCCATCTACACCATCCACGGCTTCTGCCGCCGCCTGCTCGGCGACTACGCCTTCCTCTGCCAAGTCCCCTTCGACACCGAACTCGACGAAAACGGCAAACGCGAACTGTACACCTACGCACAGGACTTTTGGCGGCTGCGCGTCGCCGGTAATGGGCGCCTCGCCCGCCTCGTCTTCCGCGCCAAACTCCTGCCCGACGCGCTGTTGGACGAACTCTCGCCCTACCTCGCCCGCCCCGCCCTCACGTTCAGACGGCCTGACGACAACATCCTGCCCGAAGCAGAAAAACAGGCGCAATCGGCATGGCGCACACTACGCGGAAAACTCCCCGAGCTCACCGCCACCTTCTGGCGCGTGCATCCGTCATTAAGCGGCAGCAAATTCAAAAAAGCGCTTTACGAAACCAAATTCGCCGAACTGGCCGCGCTGGCCGAAAGCGAAGAGATGCCGTCTGAAAAACTGGCGCAGCTGCTGGCTAATACCAAAGGCATCAGCGTTTTCGCCCCCGAATACCTCGAAGCCGCCGTCAAAAAAGGGCAAAACCCCGCCGCCGCCGACCTTGCCGACCTCACCCTGCTGCACGGCGCCCACCAAGCCGCAGAAAACCTGCTGGCCGCCGAACATCAGGCGCTGATCGCCCTGCAACTGGACTTTCTGCAATACGTGCGCGAAAGCGCCGCCGAAAAACGCCGCACGCGCACCGGCCGCAGCCCCGACGAGCTGCTGCTCGACGTCTACCACGCCCTCACCGCAGGCACGCACGCCGAAACGCTGGCCGACACCGTGGCGCACAACTGGCCGGTCGCCCTCATCGACGAATTCCAAGACACCGACCCGCTGCAATACGAAATCTTCCGCCGCATCTTTATCAAACGGCAGCGGCCGCTGTTTCTCGTCGGCGACCCCAAGCAGGCGATTTACGCCTTTCGCGGCGCCGACATCTACGCCTATCTGCAGGCCGCCGCCGACACGCCGCAGCACTACACGCTGGCGCGCAACTTCCGCAGCCACAGCCGCCTGACCGAGGCGACGGCACGCCTGTTCACACAAAAAAACCGTCCCTTCGTGCTCGAGCGCATCGGCTATCCCGAAGTCGAAGCCGCCCGCGCCGACAGCCGCCTCAGCCCGCCACAGGCCGCCCTCAACATCCGCTGGCTGCACGAGAAAGGCGAAGACGCGCCCGACAAAGCCCTCCTGCGCCAACGCGCCGCCGACTACTGCGCCGCCGAAGCCGCCGCCCTCATCAACGCGGGCGCACAAGGCCGTCTGAAATACCGCGGCGCACCCGTGCAGCCCGGCCATATCGCCGTCCTCGTCCACAGCCACAACCAGGGGCAGCTCGTCAAACGCGCCCTGTCCGCACGCGGCATCGCCTCCGTTTCCGTGCAGCGCGAATCCGTTTTCAAAAGCGCCGAAGCCCAAGCCCTCGCCGCCCTGTTGGCCTTCTGGCTCGAACCGCAGCGCACCGGCCTGCTGCGCTTCGTGCTCGGCAGCGTGCTGTTCGGCCACACCGCCGCGCAAATCGCCGAGCTGAACAGCAGCGAAGCGCGTCTGTCCGAACACACCGCAGCCGCCGCAGCCGACCGCGAAACCTGGCAGCGGCAGGGCATTTTTGCCGCCCTGGCCGCCTTTGCCGCGCAACACGGCATCGAAACGCGCCTGCTGCGGGAGGGCAACGAACGCAGCCTCACCAACTTCTGGCAGCTGGCCGAACTGCTCGCCGCCGAAGACGAAGCCGGACACACCCCTGCCTCGCTCCACCAATGGCTCTTGCAGACGATGCAGGACGACAGTGCCGCCGAACACCACCTGCTGCGCCTGGAAAGCGACGAAGCCCTCGTCAAAATCGTCACCATCCACGCCTCAAAGGGTTTGCAATATCCTTTCGTTTTCTGCCCCTTCTCGTGGGACACGAGCGAAGCCGCCGCCGGCAACTGGCACATCCTCCACCGCGCAGACGGCAGCGAACTTCTCGAACTGAGCCAGCTCGACGAAGCCGACCAAAACCAACTGGCCGACGAAGATTTGGGCGAGCGCCTGCGCCTGCTCTACGTCGCCCTCACCCGCGCCGAAGAGCAGCTCACCGTCTACGCCGCCCGCTGCCGCAGCACGCCGCGCAACACCTTTGCCTACCTGCTCGAAGGTTCGCCCGACAGCAGCCGCGCCGCCGTTCAGACGGCCTACGAAGAAGAAAAAGACGGCCAAAGCGCCATGCTGCGCCGCAACTGGCTGCGCTGGATAGAAAGCGCCCCCGCCGACAGCGGCATCCTCTGGCACGAAGGCGCGCCCGTCAGCGCCGCCGCCGACAGCCGCGGCCGCGGCACGCACACCTACCGCGCCGCCGAATACCCGTCGCGCCGCTTCGAACTCGTCCGTTTTACCAGCTTCACCGGCCTCACCCGCCGCCTGTCCCATCACCGCGCCGCAGGCGACGAACTCCAACCCGCCCTCGATCAGGCCGAATCGGCCGCCGCGCCGCCCGCCGCCCCCGCGTCGGACGAAAGCGGAATGCTCGACCTTTTCCACTTCCCTCGCGGCACGGAAGCGGGCGTCTGCCTGCACGAAATCCTCGAACAGCACGACTTTTCCCGCCCCGCCGCCGAACAAAGCACCCGCATTGCCGACACCCTCGAGCGCTACGGCTTCCCCGAGCAATGGCTGGAAACCGCCTGCGCCGCCGCCGACCACGCCGCCGCCGCCGATCTTGGTGCGGGCGACACCCTCGCCATCCTGCCCGCCGCAAACCGCCTCGCCGAAATGGGCTTCGTCATGCACTTCGACCGCTTCGACTTAGGCCGTCTGAAAACAAGCCTCGCCGCCGCCGGCCTGCCCTCCGCCTGCCTTGCCGCCGCAGAACATCTCGACTTCGACACCCTGCAAGGCTTTCTCAACGGCTTTATCGACATGACCTGCCTGCTTTCAGACGGCCAACCCTGCGTGATCGACTACAAATCCAACCACCTCGGCAACCACCCCGACGACTACGCCCCCGCCGCCCTCGATGCCGCCGTGGCCGAACACCACTACTACCTGCAAGCCTGGATTTACGCGCTGGCCGTCGCCCGCTACCTCAAACAGCGCGGCCGTCCCGTGCAAACCGTCCGCGTCCGCTATCTTTTCCTGCGCGGCCTGAACACGGAAAACCGCAACGGCATCTGGCAGTGGGACATTGCTGCGGAACACCTCGCCCCCTGGCTGTAA
- the serS gene encoding serine--tRNA ligase, producing the protein MLDIQLLRGDTAAVAARLAQRGFAFDTARFETLENRRKDLQVKTEELQASRNSISKKIGALKGQGKHDEAQAAMNQVAQIKTDLEQAAADLEAVQAELDAWLMAIPNLPHESVPVGRDESENVEVRRVGEPRQFDFEIKDHVDLGEPLGLDFEGGAKLSGARFTVMKGQIARLHRALAQFMLDTHTQQHGYTEHYTPYIVNDTALFGTGQLPKFGEDLFHVTRGGDESKTTQYLIPTAEVTLTNTVADSILAEQDLPQKLTAHSPCFRSEAGSHGKDTRGLIRQHQFDKVEMVQIVRPETSYDALEEMVGHAENILKSLELPYRVITLCTGDMGFGAAKTYDLEVWVPAQNTYREISSCSNCEDFQARRMKARFKDENGKNRLVHTLNGSGLAVGRTLVAVLENHQNADGSINIPAALRPYLGGADKLSV; encoded by the coding sequence ATGCTCGACATCCAACTTCTGCGCGGCGACACCGCCGCCGTTGCCGCCCGCCTCGCCCAACGCGGCTTTGCTTTTGACACCGCGCGTTTTGAAACCCTCGAAAACCGCCGCAAAGATCTGCAGGTCAAAACCGAAGAGCTGCAAGCCTCGCGCAACAGCATTTCCAAAAAAATCGGCGCGCTCAAAGGGCAGGGCAAACACGACGAAGCGCAGGCGGCAATGAACCAAGTCGCGCAAATCAAAACCGATTTGGAGCAGGCCGCCGCCGATTTGGAAGCCGTGCAGGCCGAACTGGATGCCTGGCTGATGGCGATTCCCAACCTGCCGCACGAGAGCGTGCCCGTCGGTCGCGACGAAAGCGAAAACGTCGAAGTGCGCCGTGTCGGCGAACCGCGCCAATTCGACTTTGAAATCAAAGACCACGTTGATTTGGGCGAACCCTTGGGGCTGGATTTTGAAGGCGGCGCGAAACTTTCCGGCGCACGCTTTACCGTGATGAAAGGCCAAATCGCCCGCCTGCACCGCGCCCTCGCCCAATTCATGCTCGACACCCACACGCAGCAGCACGGCTACACCGAACACTACACCCCCTACATCGTCAACGACACCGCCCTGTTCGGCACAGGCCAGCTGCCCAAATTCGGTGAAGACCTGTTTCACGTTACCCGTGGCGGCGACGAGAGCAAAACCACGCAATACCTGATTCCCACCGCCGAAGTAACGCTCACCAACACCGTGGCCGACAGCATTTTGGCCGAACAGGATCTGCCGCAAAAACTCACCGCCCACTCGCCCTGTTTCCGCAGCGAAGCGGGTTCGCACGGCAAAGACACGCGCGGCCTTATCCGCCAGCACCAGTTTGACAAAGTAGAAATGGTACAAATCGTCCGCCCCGAAACCTCCTACGACGCGCTGGAAGAAATGGTCGGCCACGCCGAAAACATCCTCAAATCACTCGAACTGCCCTACCGCGTGATTACCCTGTGCACCGGCGACATGGGCTTCGGCGCGGCCAAAACCTACGACTTGGAAGTGTGGGTGCCCGCGCAAAATACCTACCGCGAAATCTCCAGCTGCTCCAACTGCGAAGACTTCCAAGCCCGCCGCATGAAAGCGCGTTTCAAAGACGAAAACGGCAAAAACCGCCTCGTCCACACCCTCAACGGCTCCGGCCTCGCCGTCGGCCGCACCCTCGTCGCCGTATTGGAAAACCACCAAAACGCCGACGGCAGCATCAACATCCCCGCCGCCCTGCGCCCGTATCTCGGCGGCGCGGACAAGCTGTCCGTTTGA
- a CDS encoding 7-cyano-7-deazaguanine/7-aminomethyl-7-deazaguanine transporter, which yields MYEFTPQQQQKALRWLVVFHIAVIASSNYLVQFPFTVTLPNGYQVHSTWGAFTFPFIFLATDLTVRIFGQRLARRIIFFVMFPALILSYVFSVVFQDGSWTGWAALAQFNGFVFRIALASFAAYAVGQILDIFVFNKLRRLKSWWIAPTASTFLGNAIDTVLFFSIAFYAGSDAYMAEHWPHIAFVDYLFKLAICTLFFLPAYGVILNILTKRLTTLEKVEEPAPSPAHQAQ from the coding sequence ATGTACGAATTTACCCCGCAACAACAGCAAAAAGCCCTGCGCTGGCTCGTCGTTTTCCATATTGCCGTTATCGCATCGAGCAATTATCTGGTGCAGTTCCCCTTCACCGTCACCCTGCCCAACGGCTATCAGGTGCACTCCACCTGGGGCGCGTTTACCTTCCCCTTTATCTTTCTTGCCACCGACCTGACCGTGCGCATCTTCGGCCAGCGGCTGGCGCGGCGCATCATTTTCTTCGTCATGTTCCCCGCCCTTATCCTCTCCTACGTCTTCTCCGTCGTCTTCCAAGACGGCAGCTGGACGGGCTGGGCGGCGCTGGCGCAGTTTAACGGCTTCGTCTTCCGCATCGCTCTGGCAAGCTTCGCCGCCTATGCCGTCGGCCAGATACTCGACATCTTTGTGTTCAACAAACTGCGCCGCCTGAAATCGTGGTGGATTGCGCCCACCGCCTCCACCTTCCTCGGCAACGCCATCGATACCGTGCTATTCTTTTCCATCGCCTTCTACGCCGGCAGCGACGCCTATATGGCCGAACATTGGCCGCACATCGCCTTTGTCGACTACTTGTTCAAACTCGCCATCTGCACCCTCTTCTTCCTGCCTGCCTACGGCGTGATTCTGAACATCCTCACCAAACGCCTGACCACGTTGGAAAAAGTGGAAGAACCCGCCCCGTCTCCCGCGCATCAGGCGCAGTAG
- a CDS encoding phosphatidate cytidylyltransferase: MAAHAAAAGLVPQAGYIFAAVFAVLLLASFVGQWLKRKKGAGNAAIANLNARIYAWWLMTLVLLAAFWFGKTGTVVLFFLVSFAALREFMTLIYRRRSDYYSMAACFYVLLPVQYYLVWKEWYGLFAIFIPIYGFLLLPIIAGMSGQTDDFLARAAKTQWMAMICICCLSHVPALMFLQLDGFDSGNNILLLMFLIAVVQASDVLQYVWGKLVGGAKIMPSLSPSKTVSGTVGGIASATLLAALMAPITPFNGWQAAGLGLIICLMGFFGGLVMSAIKRDYGVKDWGNMISGHGGMLDRVDSVCFAAPVFFHFVRYFWS; the protein is encoded by the coding sequence ATGGCCGCACACGCCGCAGCCGCCGGGCTGGTTCCGCAGGCGGGTTATATTTTCGCCGCCGTTTTCGCCGTTTTGCTGCTCGCTTCGTTTGTCGGGCAGTGGCTCAAACGCAAAAAAGGCGCGGGCAATGCCGCCATCGCCAATCTGAACGCGCGCATCTATGCCTGGTGGCTGATGACGCTGGTGCTGCTGGCGGCTTTTTGGTTCGGCAAAACGGGGACGGTGGTGCTGTTTTTCCTCGTTTCCTTCGCCGCCCTGCGCGAATTCATGACGCTGATCTACCGCCGCCGCAGCGATTATTACAGCATGGCGGCCTGTTTTTATGTGCTGCTGCCCGTGCAGTATTACTTGGTGTGGAAGGAGTGGTACGGCCTGTTTGCCATTTTTATCCCGATATACGGCTTTCTGCTGCTGCCGATTATCGCGGGCATGAGCGGGCAGACCGACGATTTTCTGGCGCGTGCCGCGAAAACGCAGTGGATGGCGATGATCTGCATTTGCTGCCTGTCGCACGTGCCGGCGCTGATGTTTTTGCAGCTCGACGGTTTCGACAGCGGCAACAATATCCTGCTGCTGATGTTTCTGATTGCCGTGGTGCAGGCGTCCGACGTGTTGCAATACGTTTGGGGAAAACTCGTCGGCGGCGCGAAAATCATGCCCTCGCTCTCGCCCTCGAAAACCGTGTCCGGCACGGTGGGCGGCATCGCTTCGGCCACGCTGCTTGCCGCGCTGATGGCGCCGATTACGCCTTTCAACGGCTGGCAGGCGGCGGGACTCGGCCTCATCATCTGCCTGATGGGCTTTTTCGGCGGACTGGTGATGTCGGCCATCAAGCGCGACTACGGCGTCAAAGACTGGGGCAATATGATCAGCGGCCACGGCGGCATGCTCGACCGCGTCGACTCGGTCTGCTTCGCCGCGCCGGTGTTTTTCCATTTCGTGCGCTATTTTTGGAGCTGA
- the queF gene encoding preQ(1) synthase, with product MSRSSEELHGLSLLGNGHTQYQSQYAPEVLEAFDNKHPGNDYFVKFVCPEFTSLCPMTGQPDFATIVIRYIPDIKMVESKSLKLYLFSFRNHGDFHEDCVNIIMKDLIALMQPRYIEVHGIFTPRGGIAIHPFANWGRPGTPFEQTARERLMRHDMD from the coding sequence ATGTCCCGTTCTTCAGAAGAACTGCACGGCCTCAGCCTGTTGGGCAACGGCCATACGCAGTATCAAAGCCAATATGCTCCCGAAGTTTTGGAAGCGTTCGACAACAAACATCCCGGCAACGATTATTTTGTCAAATTCGTCTGTCCCGAATTCACCAGCCTCTGCCCGATGACCGGCCAGCCCGATTTCGCCACCATCGTTATCCGCTACATTCCCGACATCAAAATGGTGGAAAGCAAATCGCTGAAACTTTATCTTTTCAGCTTCCGCAACCACGGCGATTTTCATGAAGACTGCGTCAACATCATCATGAAAGACCTGATTGCCCTGATGCAGCCGCGCTACATCGAAGTGCACGGCATCTTCACCCCGCGCGGCGGCATCGCCATCCACCCCTTCGCCAACTGGGGACGCCCCGGCACGCCTTTCGAACAAACCGCGCGCGAACGCCTGATGCGACACGATATGGACTGA
- a CDS encoding superoxide dismutase, with the protein MEHKLPELPYALDALEPHLSKETLEYHYGKHHQTYITNLNNQIKGTEFENATLEEIVKKASGGVFNNAAQTWNHTFYWLGFTPKGQGKPSGGLAAAIDAKWGSFEAFQKAFDTCAAGTFGSGWAWLVKTPLGELDLVSTSNAATPLNSDNVPLLTCDVWEHAYYIDYRNSRPNYLNGFWEIVNWDEVARRFSA; encoded by the coding sequence ATGGAACACAAACTGCCCGAACTGCCGTATGCCTTGGACGCGCTCGAACCGCATCTGTCCAAAGAAACTTTGGAATACCACTACGGCAAACACCACCAAACCTACATCACCAATCTGAACAACCAAATCAAAGGCACGGAGTTTGAAAACGCCACGCTGGAAGAAATCGTGAAAAAAGCGTCCGGCGGCGTGTTCAACAACGCGGCGCAAACCTGGAACCACACTTTCTACTGGCTCGGTTTCACCCCCAAAGGCCAGGGCAAACCCTCGGGCGGGCTGGCCGCCGCAATCGACGCCAAATGGGGCAGCTTCGAAGCCTTCCAAAAAGCCTTCGACACCTGCGCCGCCGGCACGTTCGGTTCGGGCTGGGCATGGCTGGTGAAAACCCCGTTGGGCGAGTTGGACTTGGTGTCCACTTCCAACGCCGCCACGCCGCTCAACAGCGACAATGTGCCGCTTTTGACCTGCGACGTGTGGGAGCACGCCTACTACATCGACTACCGCAACAGCCGCCCCAACTATCTGAACGGCTTCTGGGAAATCGTCAACTGGGACGAGGTTGCCCGCCGCTTCTCCGCCTGA
- a CDS encoding MAPEG family protein — translation MTLAYWCVLAAALLPLACAIYAKKAAGFDFARDNGDPRAFLAKTRGAAARADAAQKNGFEAFAPFAAAVIIAHATGNASQTVVNIWAVLFVVFRVLFTLCYIAGEARLRSMMWAAGFVCVLALFVAAA, via the coding sequence ATGACTCTTGCCTACTGGTGCGTTCTCGCCGCCGCGCTGCTGCCTTTGGCCTGCGCCATCTACGCCAAAAAAGCGGCGGGCTTTGACTTTGCCCGCGACAACGGCGACCCGCGCGCCTTTCTCGCCAAAACCCGGGGCGCGGCGGCGCGTGCCGATGCGGCGCAGAAAAACGGTTTCGAAGCCTTCGCCCCCTTTGCCGCCGCCGTCATCATCGCCCACGCCACGGGCAACGCTTCGCAAACCGTCGTCAATATTTGGGCGGTGCTGTTTGTCGTGTTCCGCGTGCTGTTCACCCTCTGCTACATCGCCGGTGAAGCGCGCCTGCGCTCGATGATGTGGGCGGCAGGCTTTGTCTGCGTGCTCGCGCTGTTTGTCGCGGCGGCCTAA
- a CDS encoding paraquat-inducible protein A, with product MHARSVPKNLRRWRQRPFLRRITLPAHTVDCPECGLRTAVPELKQGHQADCPRCGHELVRVENRPFVTPLALASAALVLLLCVYGSMFMTVSMIGVNERLTLPFMLEVLVLQDFGFLAEVMFVFTFGLPLLFLLLCLYVYAALQIKRPLPGLIAATRTMVRLREWVMADVFLISTLVAYIKLGDVVNVAFGAAFWLMFPMVLLLLRTTQAVPEHWVYYQIHRLHGHTTVHDDTGGKTCCSRCRWFGPSEESRCRVCGTALFARRPGSLRLSLAFLLAAAVFYIPANTLPIMISSNPTVTEVSTIMGGILFMWDSGDRAIAAIIFSASIMIPVLKICIMAFLLLCVRCGVPANIAKVSLLYRITEKIGRWSMIDIFVVIILMSAFHTPIARVTPGPASLYFCLVVLLTMLSAHFFDPRLLWDKYEAGETCGRHTAKTSEAV from the coding sequence ATGCACGCCCGTTCCGTTCCGAAAAACCTGCGCCGCTGGCGGCAACGCCCCTTTTTGCGCCGCATCACCCTGCCCGCCCACACGGTAGACTGCCCCGAATGCGGCCTGCGTACCGCCGTGCCGGAGCTCAAACAGGGGCATCAGGCCGACTGCCCGCGCTGCGGCCACGAGCTGGTGCGGGTGGAAAACCGCCCCTTCGTCACGCCGCTGGCACTGGCCTCTGCCGCGCTGGTGCTGCTGCTGTGCGTGTACGGCAGTATGTTCATGACCGTGTCGATGATAGGTGTGAACGAGCGCCTGACCCTGCCCTTTATGCTCGAAGTGCTGGTTTTGCAGGATTTCGGCTTTCTCGCTGAAGTAATGTTTGTCTTCACCTTCGGCCTGCCGCTGCTGTTTCTGCTGCTGTGCCTGTATGTTTACGCTGCTTTGCAGATCAAGCGCCCGCTGCCCGGCCTGATCGCCGCCACGCGCACCATGGTGCGCCTGCGCGAATGGGTGATGGCCGACGTGTTCCTGATTTCCACGCTGGTGGCCTACATCAAGCTGGGCGACGTGGTAAACGTTGCCTTCGGCGCGGCCTTCTGGCTGATGTTCCCGATGGTGCTGCTGCTGTTGCGTACCACGCAGGCCGTGCCCGAACACTGGGTTTACTACCAAATCCACCGCCTGCACGGCCACACCACCGTCCATGACGATACCGGCGGCAAAACCTGTTGCAGCCGCTGCCGCTGGTTCGGGCCGTCGGAAGAAAGCCGCTGCCGCGTCTGCGGTACCGCCCTCTTCGCCCGCCGCCCCGGCAGCCTGCGCCTGTCGCTGGCCTTCCTCTTGGCCGCCGCCGTTTTCTACATCCCCGCCAACACCCTGCCCATCATGATTTCGTCCAACCCCACCGTCACCGAAGTCAGCACCATCATGGGCGGCATCCTCTTTATGTGGGACAGCGGCGACCGCGCCATCGCGGCGATTATTTTCAGCGCCAGCATCATGATTCCCGTGCTGAAAATCTGCATCATGGCCTTTTTGCTGCTGTGCGTGCGCTGCGGCGTGCCGGCCAATATCGCCAAAGTGTCGCTGCTTTACCGCATCACGGAAAAAATCGGCCGCTGGTCGATGATCGACATCTTCGTCGTCATCATCCTGATGAGCGCCTTCCACACCCCCATCGCCCGCGTCACCCCCGGCCCCGCCTCGCTCTACTTCTGCCTCGTCGTCCTGCTTACCATGCTGTCCGCCCACTTTTTCGACCCGCGCCTGTTGTGGGACAAATACGAAGCGGGCGAAACCTGCGGCAGGCACACGGCTAAAACCTCTGAGGCCGTCTGA